From a region of the Mycobacterium intracellulare ATCC 13950 genome:
- the pks13 gene encoding polyketide synthase Pks13 (Pks13 is a key enzyme in mycolic acid biosynthesis.) produces MADTEHPESTDHPPAAKGTDMTVPEMRQWLRNWVGKAVGRSPDDIDESVPMVELGLSSRDAVAMAADIEDMTGVTLSVAVAFQHPTIESLATRIVEGEPEIDTAADDAMDWTRTGPAERVDIAIVGLSTRLPGDMNSPDETWQALMEGRDAITDLPEGRWSEFLDEPRIAARVGAARTRGGYLKDIKGFDSEFFAVAKTEADNIDPQQRMALELTWEALEHARIPASSLRGEAVGVYVGFSNNDYQFLAVSDPTVAHPYAITGTASSIIANRVSYFYDFRGPSVALDTACSSSLVATHQAVQALRNGECDVAVAGGVNALLTPLVTLGFDEIGQVLSPDGRIKSFSSDADGYTRSEGGGMFVLKRVDDARRDGDQILAVIAGSAVNHDGRSNGLIAPNQDAQAEVLRRAYKDAGIDPRTVDYIEAHGTGTVLGDPIEAEALGRIVGRGRPADRPALLGAVKTNVGHLESAAGAASLAKVVLALQHDKLPPSINFAGPSPYIDFDGMHLKVVDSATDWPRYGGYALAGVSSFGFGGANAHLVVREVLPRDVVEREPEPAPQAEAAAAAEAAEAPTLEAHSLRFDDFGNIIPDAEAPDEEEDYELPGVTEEALRLKAIALEELAAQEEAEPTRPLIPLAVSGFLTSRKKAAAAELADWMESPEGQASSLESIGRALSRRNHGRSRAVVLAHDHEEAVKGLRAVAEGKQRPNVFSVDGPVTSGPVWAMAGFGAQHRKMGKNLYLRNAVFAEWIEKVDALIQDERGYSVLELILDDSHEYGIETSNVVIFAIQIALGELLKHHGAKPAAVVGQSLGEPASAYFAGGLSLRDAARVIASRSHLMGEGEAMLFGEYIRFMALVEYSADELKTVFADFPGLEVCVYAAPSQTVIGGPPEQIDAIVARAESEGRFARKLQTKGAGHTSQMDPLLGEFSAELQGIKPMSPTVGIFSTVHEGSYIKPGGEPIHDVAYWVKGMRHSVYFTHGVRNAVDSGHTTFLELAPNPVALMQIGLTTAAAGLHDAQLIPTLAKKQDDVESMISAMAQLYVHGHELDIRTLFTRAQGPEDYANIPPTRFKRKEHWLDVHFSGDGSVIMPGTHVALPDGRHVWEYAPRNGETDLAALVRSAATQVLSDAQLVASEQRAVPGAGARLVTTMTRHPGGASVQVHARIDESFTLVYDALVSRAGQSVAALPTAVGAGAAIAAPVTDGPVAEAPAEETDAETLSDSLTNRYLPSSVGRWSPDSGETIGERLGLIVSAAMGYEPEDLPWEVPLIELGLDSLMAVRIKNRVEYDFDLPPIQLTAVRDANLYNIETLIQYAVEHRDEVEQLHEHQKTLTADEIAQEQARLLSGATVDSVTAPAPDPQAEPQTQPAPPSSDAPIPPPPTDPSGPSGNGATANLAGALSQEAVSKALNSDVPPRDAAERVTFATWAIVTGKSPGGIFNPLPKLDEDTAAKMAQRLSERADGTITAEDVLTSETIEELAEKVRQYLEAGQIDGFVRTIRAPENDSQIPVFVFHPAGGSTVVYEPLLNRLPAGTPMYGLERVEGTIQERAAQYVPKLLEMNDGKPFILAGWSLGGALAYACAIGLKRAGADVRFVGMIDTVRPGEEIPQTKEETRKRWDRYARFAERTFNVEIPAIPYEQLEELDDEGQVKFVLDIVQQSGVQIPGGIVEHQRTSYLDNRALETVVIEPYDGHVTLYMADRYHDDVIEFEPRYAIRQPDGGWGEYVADLEVVPIGGEHIQAIDEPIIGKVGAHLTEVLNKVDAESTQTSEVGK; encoded by the coding sequence ATGGCTGACACCGAGCACCCCGAAAGCACCGATCACCCGCCCGCCGCCAAGGGGACCGACATGACCGTCCCCGAGATGCGCCAGTGGCTGCGCAATTGGGTGGGCAAGGCGGTCGGCCGGTCACCGGACGACATCGACGAGTCGGTGCCGATGGTCGAGCTGGGCCTGTCGTCGCGCGACGCGGTGGCGATGGCCGCCGACATCGAGGACATGACCGGAGTCACGCTGTCGGTCGCGGTGGCCTTCCAGCATCCGACGATCGAGTCGCTGGCCACCCGCATCGTCGAGGGCGAGCCCGAAATAGACACCGCCGCCGACGACGCTATGGACTGGACCCGCACCGGCCCGGCCGAGCGCGTCGACATCGCGATCGTGGGGCTGTCCACCCGGCTACCCGGCGACATGAACAGCCCCGACGAAACCTGGCAAGCGCTCATGGAGGGCCGCGACGCCATCACCGACCTGCCCGAGGGCCGCTGGTCGGAGTTCCTCGACGAACCGCGCATCGCGGCGCGCGTCGGCGCCGCCCGCACCCGCGGCGGCTACCTGAAGGACATCAAGGGCTTCGACTCGGAGTTCTTCGCGGTCGCCAAGACCGAGGCCGACAACATCGACCCGCAGCAGCGGATGGCGCTGGAGCTGACCTGGGAGGCGCTCGAGCACGCTCGCATCCCGGCGTCGAGCCTGCGCGGCGAGGCCGTCGGCGTGTACGTCGGCTTCTCCAACAACGACTACCAATTCCTGGCGGTCTCCGACCCGACCGTCGCCCACCCGTACGCGATCACCGGCACCGCCAGCTCGATCATCGCCAACCGGGTGTCCTACTTCTACGACTTCCGCGGCCCGTCGGTCGCGCTGGACACCGCCTGCTCGAGCTCGCTGGTGGCGACGCACCAGGCGGTGCAGGCGCTGCGCAACGGCGAGTGCGACGTCGCGGTCGCCGGTGGCGTCAACGCGCTGCTGACGCCGTTGGTCACACTCGGTTTCGACGAGATCGGTCAGGTGCTTTCCCCCGACGGCCGGATCAAGTCGTTCTCGTCGGACGCCGACGGCTACACCCGCTCCGAGGGTGGCGGCATGTTCGTGCTCAAGCGGGTCGACGACGCCCGCCGCGACGGCGACCAGATCCTGGCCGTGATCGCCGGCAGCGCGGTCAACCACGACGGCCGCTCCAACGGCTTGATCGCCCCCAACCAGGACGCCCAGGCCGAGGTGTTGCGACGGGCCTACAAGGACGCCGGGATCGACCCGCGCACCGTGGACTACATCGAGGCGCACGGCACCGGCACCGTCCTGGGTGACCCGATCGAGGCCGAGGCGCTGGGCCGCATCGTCGGCCGCGGCCGCCCCGCCGACCGCCCTGCGCTGCTGGGTGCGGTGAAAACCAATGTGGGACACCTGGAGTCGGCCGCCGGCGCGGCGAGCCTGGCCAAGGTGGTGCTGGCGCTGCAGCACGACAAGCTGCCGCCGTCGATCAACTTCGCCGGCCCCAGCCCCTACATCGACTTCGACGGCATGCACCTGAAAGTCGTTGACAGCGCGACTGATTGGCCGCGCTACGGCGGTTACGCGCTGGCCGGGGTGTCCAGCTTTGGCTTCGGCGGGGCCAACGCGCACCTGGTGGTGCGCGAGGTCTTGCCGCGCGACGTGGTGGAGCGCGAGCCCGAGCCCGCCCCCCAGGCAGAGGCCGCCGCAGCCGCCGAGGCGGCCGAGGCCCCCACGCTCGAGGCCCACTCGCTGCGGTTCGACGACTTCGGCAACATCATCCCCGACGCCGAGGCGCCGGACGAAGAGGAAGACTACGAGCTGCCGGGCGTGACCGAAGAGGCGCTGCGCCTCAAGGCGATCGCGCTGGAAGAGCTTGCCGCGCAAGAGGAGGCGGAGCCGACCAGGCCGCTGATCCCGCTCGCGGTGTCGGGCTTTTTGACCTCGCGCAAGAAGGCCGCGGCCGCCGAGCTCGCGGACTGGATGGAAAGCCCGGAGGGGCAGGCGTCGTCGCTGGAATCGATCGGCCGGGCGCTGTCGCGGCGCAACCACGGCCGCTCGCGCGCGGTGGTGCTGGCCCACGATCACGAGGAGGCCGTCAAGGGCCTGCGGGCGGTCGCCGAGGGCAAGCAGCGGCCGAACGTGTTCAGCGTCGACGGCCCGGTGACCAGCGGCCCGGTCTGGGCGATGGCCGGTTTCGGTGCGCAGCACCGCAAGATGGGCAAAAACCTGTACCTGCGCAACGCGGTCTTCGCCGAGTGGATCGAGAAGGTCGACGCGCTGATTCAGGACGAGCGCGGCTACTCGGTGCTCGAGCTGATCCTCGACGACTCCCACGAGTACGGCATCGAAACCTCCAACGTCGTCATCTTCGCCATCCAGATCGCGCTGGGCGAGCTGCTCAAGCATCACGGCGCGAAACCCGCTGCGGTGGTGGGTCAGTCGCTGGGTGAGCCCGCGTCGGCGTACTTCGCCGGCGGGCTGTCGCTGCGCGACGCCGCCCGCGTGATCGCCTCGCGCTCGCACCTGATGGGTGAGGGCGAGGCCATGCTGTTCGGCGAGTACATCCGGTTCATGGCGCTCGTCGAGTACTCCGCCGACGAGCTCAAGACGGTGTTCGCCGACTTCCCCGGCCTGGAGGTGTGCGTCTACGCCGCGCCCAGCCAGACCGTGATCGGCGGTCCGCCCGAGCAGATCGACGCCATCGTCGCCCGCGCCGAGTCCGAGGGTCGCTTCGCTCGAAAGCTGCAGACCAAGGGCGCCGGCCACACCTCGCAGATGGATCCGCTGCTCGGTGAGTTCTCCGCGGAACTGCAGGGCATCAAGCCGATGAGCCCCACCGTCGGGATCTTCTCGACGGTGCACGAGGGCAGCTACATCAAGCCCGGCGGCGAGCCGATCCACGACGTCGCTTACTGGGTCAAGGGAATGCGGCATTCGGTCTACTTCACCCACGGCGTGCGCAACGCCGTCGACAGCGGCCACACCACGTTCCTGGAGCTGGCGCCCAACCCGGTGGCGCTGATGCAGATCGGTTTGACCACCGCGGCCGCGGGTTTGCATGACGCCCAACTGATTCCGACGCTGGCCAAAAAGCAGGACGACGTCGAGTCGATGATCTCGGCGATGGCCCAGCTCTACGTGCACGGCCACGAGCTGGACATCCGGACGCTGTTCACCCGCGCGCAAGGCCCCGAGGACTACGCGAACATCCCGCCGACGAGGTTCAAGCGCAAAGAGCACTGGCTGGACGTGCACTTCTCCGGCGACGGCTCGGTGATCATGCCCGGCACCCACGTCGCACTGCCGGACGGCCGGCACGTCTGGGAGTACGCGCCGCGCAACGGCGAGACCGACCTGGCTGCGTTGGTGAGATCGGCCGCGACACAGGTGCTTTCGGATGCCCAGTTGGTGGCGTCCGAGCAGCGCGCGGTGCCCGGCGCCGGCGCCCGGTTGGTGACGACCATGACCCGGCACCCGGGTGGCGCCTCGGTTCAGGTGCACGCCCGCATCGACGAGTCCTTCACCCTGGTCTACGACGCGCTGGTGTCGCGGGCCGGCCAGAGCGTTGCCGCGCTGCCGACCGCGGTGGGCGCCGGCGCGGCGATTGCGGCCCCGGTGACCGACGGGCCGGTGGCGGAAGCCCCCGCCGAGGAGACCGACGCCGAGACGCTGTCGGACAGCCTGACCAACCGCTACCTGCCGTCGAGCGTGGGCAGGTGGTCGCCGGACTCCGGCGAGACCATCGGCGAGCGGCTGGGCCTGATCGTCTCGGCGGCCATGGGCTACGAGCCCGAGGACCTGCCGTGGGAGGTGCCGCTGATCGAGCTCGGCCTGGACTCGCTGATGGCGGTGCGGATCAAGAACCGCGTCGAATACGACTTCGACCTGCCGCCCATCCAGTTGACCGCGGTGCGCGACGCCAACCTGTACAACATCGAGACGCTGATCCAGTACGCGGTCGAGCACCGCGACGAGGTCGAGCAGCTGCACGAGCACCAGAAGACGCTGACCGCCGACGAGATCGCGCAGGAACAGGCGCGGTTGCTCAGCGGCGCGACGGTCGACTCGGTGACCGCGCCGGCGCCCGACCCGCAGGCCGAGCCGCAGACCCAGCCGGCACCGCCGTCGTCGGACGCGCCGATTCCGCCGCCGCCGACGGATCCGTCGGGACCGTCGGGCAACGGCGCCACGGCGAACCTGGCGGGAGCGCTCAGCCAGGAAGCGGTGTCCAAGGCGCTCAATTCCGATGTGCCCCCGCGTGACGCCGCCGAGCGGGTCACCTTCGCCACCTGGGCGATCGTCACCGGCAAGTCGCCGGGCGGCATCTTCAACCCGCTGCCCAAGCTCGACGAGGACACCGCGGCCAAGATGGCGCAGCGCCTCTCGGAGCGTGCCGACGGCACGATCACCGCCGAGGACGTGCTGACGTCGGAGACCATTGAGGAGCTGGCCGAAAAGGTCCGCCAGTACCTGGAGGCCGGTCAGATCGACGGCTTCGTCCGCACCATCCGGGCCCCGGAGAACGACTCGCAGATACCGGTGTTCGTGTTCCACCCGGCCGGCGGGTCGACCGTGGTCTACGAGCCGCTGCTCAACCGGCTGCCGGCGGGCACCCCGATGTACGGGCTCGAGCGCGTGGAGGGCACCATCCAGGAGCGGGCCGCCCAGTATGTGCCCAAGCTGCTGGAGATGAACGACGGCAAGCCGTTCATCCTGGCCGGCTGGTCGCTCGGCGGCGCCCTGGCGTACGCGTGCGCGATCGGGCTGAAGCGGGCCGGCGCCGACGTGCGGTTCGTCGGGATGATCGACACGGTGCGCCCCGGCGAGGAGATCCCCCAGACCAAGGAGGAGACCCGCAAGCGCTGGGACCGCTACGCCAGATTCGCGGAGCGCACCTTCAACGTCGAGATCCCCGCGATCCCCTACGAGCAGCTCGAAGAGCTCGACGACGAGGGGCAGGTCAAGTTCGTCCTCGACATCGTCCAGCAGAGCGGCGTGCAGATCCCGGGCGGCATCGTCGAGCACCAGCGGACCTCGTACCTGGACAACCGGGCGCTCGAGACCGTCGTGATCGAGCCCTACGACGGCCACGTGACCCTCTACATGGCCGATCGCTACCACGACGACGTCATCGAGTTCGAGCCGCGCTATGCGATCCGCCAGCCCGACGGCGGCTGGGGTGAGTACGTGGCGGACCTGGAGGTGGTCCCCATCGGCGGCGAGCACATCCAGGCCATCGACGAGCCGATCATCGGCAAGGTAGGCGCACACCTGACCGAGGTGCTGAATAAGGTGGACGCGGAAAGCACCCAGACAAGTGAGGTAGGCAAGTAG
- a CDS encoding acyl-CoA carboxylase subunit beta, with protein MAPAPIQHTTAEKLAELHRRLELAQEPGGEKAVAKRDKKGIPSARARVHALVDPGTFLETGALAKTPNDPNALYGDGCVTGHAMIDGRPVGVFSHDQTVFQGTVGEMFGRKVARLMEWCAMIGCPIIGIQDSGGARIQDAVTSLAWYAELGRRHEALSGLVPQISLIFGKCAGGAVYSPIQDDLLVSVRDQGYFFVTGPDVIREVTGEEVTLDELGGSDAQARYGNIHQVVNSEAEAFQYVRDFLSFLPSSTFGKPPVVNPGLEPEITPTDLELDSIVPDSDNMAYDMHEILLRIFDDGDFLDVAAQHGPAIITGYARVDGHPVGVIANQPMYMSGSIDNEASDKAARFIRFCDAFNIPLVFVVDTPGFLPGAEEEKRGIIKRGGRFLYSVVEADVPKVTITVRKSYGGAYAVMGSRQLTADFNFAWPTARIAVIGAEGAAQLLMKRFPDPTTPEAQQIKKDFIEGYNLNMAIPWTAAERGFIDAVIDPHQTRLLLRKSMKLLRDKQLWFRTARKHGLIPI; from the coding sequence ATGGCGCCGGCCCCCATCCAGCACACCACCGCCGAGAAGCTGGCCGAGCTCCATCGCCGCCTGGAACTGGCCCAGGAGCCCGGCGGTGAGAAGGCCGTCGCCAAGCGCGACAAGAAGGGCATCCCCAGCGCCCGCGCCCGCGTGCACGCGCTGGTCGACCCGGGCACCTTCCTGGAGACCGGGGCGCTGGCCAAGACGCCGAACGACCCGAACGCGCTCTACGGCGACGGGTGCGTCACCGGGCACGCCATGATCGACGGCCGCCCGGTCGGGGTGTTCTCCCACGACCAGACGGTCTTCCAGGGCACCGTCGGCGAGATGTTCGGCCGCAAGGTCGCCCGGTTGATGGAGTGGTGCGCGATGATCGGGTGCCCGATCATCGGCATCCAGGACTCCGGTGGCGCCCGGATCCAGGACGCGGTCACCTCGCTGGCGTGGTACGCCGAGCTGGGCCGCCGGCACGAGGCGCTGTCCGGCCTGGTGCCCCAGATCTCCCTGATCTTCGGCAAATGCGCTGGGGGAGCGGTGTATTCGCCGATCCAGGACGACCTGCTGGTCTCGGTGCGCGACCAGGGCTACTTCTTCGTCACCGGCCCCGACGTGATCCGCGAGGTCACCGGCGAGGAGGTCACCCTCGACGAGCTGGGTGGCTCCGACGCGCAGGCCCGCTACGGCAACATCCACCAGGTGGTGAACTCCGAGGCCGAGGCGTTTCAGTACGTGCGCGACTTCCTGTCGTTCCTGCCGTCGAGCACCTTCGGCAAGCCGCCGGTGGTCAACCCCGGCCTGGAGCCGGAGATCACCCCGACCGACCTCGAGCTCGACTCGATCGTGCCCGACTCGGACAACATGGCCTACGACATGCACGAGATCCTGCTGCGGATCTTCGACGACGGCGACTTCCTCGACGTCGCCGCGCAGCACGGGCCGGCCATCATCACCGGCTACGCCCGGGTCGACGGCCACCCCGTGGGCGTGATCGCCAACCAGCCCATGTACATGTCCGGGTCGATCGACAACGAGGCCTCCGACAAGGCGGCGCGGTTCATCCGGTTCTGCGACGCGTTCAACATCCCGCTGGTTTTCGTGGTGGACACCCCCGGGTTCCTCCCGGGCGCCGAGGAGGAGAAGCGGGGAATCATCAAGCGCGGCGGGCGATTCCTCTACTCCGTGGTCGAGGCCGACGTGCCCAAGGTGACGATCACCGTGCGCAAGTCCTACGGCGGCGCCTACGCGGTGATGGGCTCGCGGCAGCTGACCGCCGACTTCAACTTCGCCTGGCCCACCGCGCGGATCGCGGTGATCGGCGCCGAAGGGGCCGCGCAGCTGCTGATGAAGCGGTTCCCCGACCCGACCACCCCCGAGGCGCAGCAGATCAAGAAGGACTTCATCGAGGGCTACAACCTCAACATGGCGATCCCGTGGACCGCCGCCGAACGCGGCTTCATCGACGCGGTCATCGACCCGCACCAGACCAGGCTGCTGCTGCGCAAGTCGATGAAGCTGTTGCGGGACAAGCAGTTGTGGTTCCGCACGGCCCGCAAGCACGGGCTCATCCCGATCTAG
- a CDS encoding sigma-70 family RNA polymerase sigma factor: protein MTAGDLMCRARAGDGEAFRELVEPYRRELQVHCYRMLGSLQDAEDTLQDAMLAAWQGLEGFEGRASLRTWLYRIATNRCLNARRSASRRAGKEWDVPDVEPPHPTRLGEVVWLEPFPDSLMPEARYERTESIALAFVAALQVLPPRQIAVLVLRDVLGFRTDEVADMLDSTVESVRSALKRARNGLRRHRATVDDREPPPARDSPAEVAIVAKFVQAWESADLDALVALLTDDIFMSMPPMPFEYEGREVVARFCRSLFRAGRRFDLVATRANGQPAFGAYLRTPTGVSHGVGLYVLDLSGDRICAMTRFDNSVLSWFGLPRSLAPG from the coding sequence GTGACAGCGGGCGATCTGATGTGCCGGGCGCGCGCCGGGGACGGCGAAGCCTTCCGGGAGTTGGTCGAACCGTACCGCCGGGAGCTCCAGGTGCACTGCTACCGGATGCTCGGATCCTTGCAGGACGCCGAAGACACCTTGCAAGACGCGATGCTGGCCGCGTGGCAAGGGCTCGAGGGGTTCGAGGGACGCGCCTCACTGCGCACCTGGCTCTACCGCATCGCCACGAATCGCTGCCTGAACGCCCGTCGCTCAGCAAGCCGACGCGCGGGCAAGGAGTGGGACGTGCCTGATGTCGAACCGCCCCACCCCACCCGACTCGGTGAAGTGGTTTGGCTCGAGCCCTTTCCGGACTCCCTCATGCCGGAAGCTCGCTACGAGCGGACCGAATCCATCGCACTGGCTTTCGTTGCCGCCCTTCAGGTTCTGCCGCCTCGGCAGATCGCAGTACTCGTGCTGCGCGACGTCCTCGGATTCCGCACCGACGAGGTGGCCGACATGCTCGACTCGACAGTCGAATCGGTCAGGAGCGCCCTCAAACGGGCGCGCAACGGCCTGCGGCGTCACCGCGCCACTGTCGACGACCGGGAACCCCCACCGGCGCGCGACTCGCCTGCCGAAGTGGCGATCGTGGCGAAGTTCGTGCAGGCGTGGGAGTCCGCCGATCTCGATGCGCTGGTGGCCCTGTTGACCGACGACATCTTCATGTCGATGCCACCGATGCCGTTCGAATACGAGGGCCGCGAAGTTGTGGCCCGCTTCTGCCGGTCTCTCTTCCGTGCGGGCCGCAGGTTCGACCTCGTGGCGACCCGCGCCAATGGTCAGCCGGCATTCGGCGCCTATCTGCGCACGCCCACCGGCGTCAGCCACGGGGTCGGCCTGTATGTCCTCGACCTCAGTGGCGACCGCATCTGCGCCATGACCCGCTTCGACAACAGCGTGCTGTCGTGGTTCGGGCTCCCACGGTCGCTGGCGCCCGGCTAG
- a CDS encoding dihydrofolate reductase family protein: MGTIIISENVSLDGVVQDPTGDEGFRVGGWFGQIGTRDHEDWAAVGLDEALGAEALLLGRRTYEFFAARWPFRSGRWADRLNSLPKYVVSTTLHDPDWNNTTVLAGDVVREITTLRRKVNGRIVVYGSSRLVHTLVEHDLVDELRMMVFPFVLGAGDRLFGATSGKKDMRLVATRRVGDGLAILVYRPVRNP, translated from the coding sequence ATGGGAACGATCATTATCAGCGAGAATGTCTCGCTCGACGGAGTCGTGCAGGACCCGACCGGGGACGAGGGGTTCAGGGTCGGTGGCTGGTTCGGCCAGATAGGGACTAGGGACCATGAAGATTGGGCGGCGGTCGGGCTCGACGAGGCGCTGGGCGCGGAGGCCCTGCTGCTGGGGCGGCGGACCTACGAATTCTTCGCGGCCCGGTGGCCGTTCCGCAGCGGCCGGTGGGCGGACCGATTGAACAGCTTGCCCAAGTACGTGGTATCGACGACCCTGCACGACCCGGATTGGAACAACACGACTGTACTGGCGGGAGATGTAGTACGCGAGATAACCACTTTGCGCCGAAAGGTCAACGGGCGCATAGTCGTCTACGGGAGCTCCCGGTTGGTGCACACGCTGGTAGAACACGACCTCGTCGACGAGTTGCGGATGATGGTCTTCCCGTTCGTGCTCGGCGCCGGCGATCGCCTCTTCGGCGCCACCAGCGGCAAGAAAGACATGCGCCTCGTCGCGACCCGCAGAGTGGGTGACGGCCTGGCGATCCTTGTCTACCGGCCCGTCCGAAACCCCTAG
- a CDS encoding acyl-CoA dehydrogenase family protein — MSDYAVEAVDRLPFSTEEKSQRYATENYGGAVGLNWYSTDPTLQFTMAYYLQPDELRLAERHLTRIGELMGGPVARWAEETDRNPPRLQRYDRWGHDVSEVVMPTSFTQSKRAVLDAQRALRTEAREAKMSSSLTLFASNYLLNQADIGMGCALGTGGGMVQSLVAAYAPADVAEHVLAKFASGEWAGETAQLLTERTGGSDLGALETTATRHGDSWLLNGFKWFASNCAGEAFVVLAKPEGAPDSSRGVANFLVLRTRRDGSRNGVRVRRLKDKLGTRSVASGEVEFVDAEAFLLSGEPTAESGPADGKGLGRMMELTNAARLGIALFGLGNARRALVESLCYARQRRAFGGALIDKPLMRRKLAEMIVDVEAAQALVFDGTGATNHRQPRSLRQRIAVPVTKLKVCRLGITAASDAIEIHGGNGYIETWPVARLLRDAQVNTIWEGPDNILCLDVRRGIEQTRAHETLLARLRDAVSVADDDEATRLVAGRIEDLDAAITAWSKLDRELAEARLFGLAQFMGDVYGGALLIEQAAWERATRGGGRKALVARLYAQRYLADRGALRGIDADSDEALERFDELLDGALRLEG, encoded by the coding sequence ATGAGCGACTACGCCGTGGAGGCGGTGGACAGGCTGCCGTTCTCCACCGAGGAAAAATCGCAGCGCTACGCGACGGAGAACTACGGCGGGGCCGTCGGTCTCAATTGGTACAGCACCGATCCCACGCTGCAGTTCACCATGGCCTACTACCTGCAGCCCGACGAGCTGAGGCTGGCCGAGCGCCATCTGACGCGCATCGGCGAGCTGATGGGGGGCCCGGTGGCGCGGTGGGCCGAGGAGACCGACCGCAACCCGCCGCGGCTTCAGCGCTACGACCGGTGGGGCCACGACGTCAGCGAGGTGGTCATGCCGACGTCGTTCACCCAGTCCAAGCGGGCCGTCCTGGATGCCCAGCGGGCGCTGCGGACCGAGGCGCGCGAGGCGAAGATGAGCTCGTCGCTGACGCTGTTCGCGTCGAATTATCTGCTCAATCAAGCCGATATCGGCATGGGCTGCGCGCTGGGCACCGGCGGCGGCATGGTGCAGTCGCTGGTGGCGGCCTACGCGCCGGCCGACGTGGCCGAACACGTGCTGGCCAAATTCGCCTCCGGCGAGTGGGCCGGGGAGACGGCCCAGCTGCTCACCGAGCGCACCGGCGGCTCCGACCTGGGCGCCCTCGAGACGACCGCCACCCGTCACGGCGACTCGTGGCTGCTGAACGGGTTCAAGTGGTTTGCGTCCAACTGCGCCGGGGAGGCGTTCGTCGTCCTGGCCAAACCCGAAGGCGCACCGGACTCTTCGCGGGGCGTCGCCAATTTCCTGGTGCTGCGCACCCGCCGCGACGGCTCCCGCAACGGGGTGCGGGTCCGGCGCCTGAAGGACAAGCTCGGCACCCGTTCGGTGGCCTCGGGCGAGGTCGAGTTCGTCGACGCCGAGGCGTTCCTGCTGTCGGGCGAACCCACCGCCGAGTCCGGCCCCGCCGACGGCAAGGGGCTGGGCCGCATGATGGAGCTGACCAACGCCGCGCGGCTGGGCATCGCGTTGTTCGGGCTCGGCAATGCGCGGCGCGCCCTGGTGGAGTCGCTGTGCTACGCGCGGCAGCGGCGCGCCTTCGGCGGGGCGCTGATCGACAAGCCGTTGATGCGGCGCAAGCTCGCCGAGATGATCGTCGATGTCGAGGCCGCCCAGGCGCTGGTGTTCGACGGCACCGGCGCCACCAACCATCGCCAGCCGCGCAGCCTGCGACAGCGCATCGCGGTGCCGGTCACCAAGCTGAAGGTGTGCCGGCTGGGGATCACCGCGGCGTCGGACGCGATCGAGATCCACGGCGGCAACGGCTACATCGAGACCTGGCCGGTGGCAAGGCTTTTGCGTGACGCGCAGGTCAACACCATTTGGGAGGGCCCGGACAACATCCTGTGCCTGGACGTGCGCCGCGGGATCGAGCAGACCCGCGCGCACGAGACGCTGCTGGCCCGGCTGCGCGACGCCGTGTCGGTCGCCGACGACGACGAAGCCACTAGGCTGGTCGCCGGCCGGATCGAGGATCTCGACGCGGCGATCACCGCGTGGTCCAAACTTGACCGGGAGCTGGCCGAGGCGCGGCTGTTCGGACTGGCGCAATTCATGGGCGACGTCTACGGCGGCGCGTTGCTCATCGAGCAGGCCGCCTGGGAGCGCGCCACCCGCGGCGGCGGGCGCAAGGCGCTGGTCGCGCGGCTCTACGCGCAGCGGTATCTGGCCGATCGCGGGGCGCTGCGCGGTATCGACGCCGACTCCGACGAGGCGCTGGAGCGCTTCGACGAACTTCTGGACGGTGCGCTGCGGCTCGAGGGCTAG
- a CDS encoding Crp/Fnr family transcriptional regulator — protein sequence MYTCEFRPGQTIFAQGDPGDRLYLIAEGTVTISLRDPAGRTGVRAILGPADIFGELAVFDPAPRACTATALTEVRALWLDRASLRASMARDPALAEQLLRALTRRVRAAERQLVEMVSSDVNARVARQLLALGRRFGTREGGALRVAHELSQDELAQLVGADRVSVNKALGSFTTRGWISLRGKTVVIINPDALARRAGDVGGADGTRYALPHDDRLGA from the coding sequence ATGTACACCTGCGAATTCCGGCCCGGCCAAACGATCTTCGCCCAGGGCGACCCGGGTGACCGGCTCTATCTGATCGCCGAAGGCACGGTGACGATCAGCCTCCGCGACCCCGCGGGCCGCACCGGCGTGCGGGCCATCCTGGGACCCGCGGACATCTTCGGCGAGCTGGCGGTGTTCGACCCCGCCCCTCGCGCGTGCACCGCCACCGCACTCACCGAGGTGCGAGCCCTGTGGCTGGACCGCGCCTCCCTGCGCGCGTCGATGGCGCGGGATCCGGCGCTCGCCGAACAGCTGCTGCGGGCGCTGACCCGGCGAGTGCGGGCCGCCGAACGACAACTCGTCGAAATGGTTTCCAGCGATGTGAACGCCCGCGTCGCCCGCCAGCTGTTGGCGCTGGGCAGGCGGTTCGGCACCCGCGAGGGCGGCGCGCTGCGGGTCGCGCATGAACTCAGCCAGGACGAGCTGGCCCAGCTGGTGGGCGCCGACCGGGTGTCGGTGAACAAGGCATTGGGCAGCTTCACGACACGCGGCTGGATCTCGTTGAGAGGCAAGACCGTTGTGATCATCAACCCCGACGCGCTGGCAAGACGCGCCGGGGACGTCGGGGGCGCCGACGGCACCCGCTACGCCCTACCCCACGACGATCGGCTCGGCGCGTAG